Genomic DNA from Magnolia sinica isolate HGM2019 chromosome 4, MsV1, whole genome shotgun sequence:
TATGTGACTGTGGACCCTACAAAAGGACGGGCACTCTTCTATTACTTTGTTGAATCACCTGATCACCCTTCTACCAAACCTTTAGTATTGTGGCTCAATGGAGGTAAGTGCACTGTCATGGTTTAAGACTCGGTGACTTGGGCTGACTCGATTGGTGCTGAGTCAGGTTGAGTCTCGTGATGCTGAACTGGATTGGAATAGActgagtctgagtcaactcagacgaGTTGCATCGGACTTGGCTGAGTGACTGTCATGATGATCATGGTCATGGCCCAGAACATGTACATGGTAATCTTATAGTGGTCACCATGTTAATATTTTGATTGTCATCATCAACGTTGGTGTTGATCATAAGAGGTTTTCTCGCCCCACGTGCACCTTTCTCCACATGCAGCAAACTTGTCCAGCCGGCAAGTGCACATCTGAGGCTTGCATAAGGTGGTCCCGCGGTCAATATGACCATATTAGAAAAACCCGGCCGGTCCAGTCATAGGAGATACAAACGTGTTGGTCGAATATGaaccattggattttttatttttaaagcgtCCATTCTTTTTTGcttaggtgtgacccacctaatgagcagACCAGTCTGATCTCTGCCTATGATCATCTTCAAAATTGGGGCCTATCTTATGTAGGGCTCAGATGTCATGGCATTTTCACTGTCTGTCTATTTTGGTAgtcatgatggtggtggtggtgatcgCCATCTAGATGATTATTAGCATTTTGGTACTCTCTAGTCTCTACCATCAGGACCACCCATGGAATGAAGACTCAGTGACACGGACTGACTCACTTGGTCCTGAGTTGAGTCGGGCTGGGCCGAGTTAGCATATTTTCAATGTTGACTCATATCCTCGAATCGGATGGGACTCAACTCAGGCGAGTCGCATCCCTACTCGGGCGAGTTGGCAATCCATGCAACTATAAATCATGGTGTGATAGAGCCATGGAGGTAATTTGATGGATATGATTGAATGATAGAGGtatgttggtgggccatgatTGTATGATAGAGATATGTTGATGGACAGGACCTGGTTGCTCTTCGTTTGGAATTGGCGCAATGATGGAACTGGGACCCTTCAGAGTCAACAGCGACGGGAAGACTCTTCGGGCAAATGACTATGCATGGAATAAAGGTTAGTCCATATATTATCTTATCCCACAAATTACGGATATGCCCCTCAtgctttgaaaataaaataaaataaatcataacaaGGTAGGGAGAAATAGTAAACAAGGGCTCGGTCTCTGTTGGTCCCACCGCAGATtgaccatgccccaaaattctTCCAGATTGGTAGATCCTAACCACAAATCCTGGTCCTCTTTCTAATTAAAATGCCGGGACAAGATCAGATTGTTAAAACGACTCCTCTATACAGTAATCAGGAATGTCGATGTGGTAAGACATCATGTGGAAGGGTTACAtgaaagtaaaaaagaagaaaaaaaggaattAGACTATGTTAGCCGTCCGATCAGTGAGAAGGGACACCTAACATGAAGACTGTCCCTACTAAACCAATGCCCATCCAAATGCTAGCCcccccaaatcaaataattgTTCTAGTCACTGTTCAGACGTTTGGTGGGCCCATAGTCGCTAGGATTTCTTACAGTCACAGTCCATTCATCTTATCCTCATTAATAAAACATCTTACTAGAAGAAAACAAGGGCTGTCAACCGGCCGAGCTCATGCTGGGTCCGTCCTGCAGGGTAAAATCCCTAGAATTGATCACCACTGCGGGTCCATGATGGGCGAAAAGAACTGGCTTGATCCCAGCCGTAATAATTATACATGGCCTGTGATGGCCTAGAGAAAATGGCCACTCTCCGCCCATAATAATTATACACAACTTGACCCCGAGTGCAGTCACCCACTTTGCAAGAACTAGAGTACTGTTCATTAGAGCTACACATCAAGTCGAAtcagactgagttagggctgacccgactttatctggttttgaaataggcctgacccgaattTGACCTGACATGGTACCAAGTCCgggtctggcctagactaattcggactgagtctgacccagtcccaagtaccgagtcgggtcaagttggcaCCAAGTCGGGTCAGGTGTAGTGGGtatccacgggctgaaatcataactcaaaatCAGATTCACTTGCCTGAATTGCAGCCTCTTCATCGGCTACACGGCATCTTAGATCTGAAACATCATATcggagttttttttatcatatatatatatatatatatgggaaaaggtactatgcgctcgtcctcacgattagctcccatgaggttgagctatgtgggccccaccgtgatgcgtgtcgaccatcaacaccgtttatttgatgggtaccctctaaattatggaacatcccaaaaatcagccgcatacggaactcaggtggcccataccatctaaaatcatgtgaaacaccattaaaacatataaaagcacttggtgggggctcacttgagttttgaatgctactaaaacttggtctgaaccctcatgctagtgggacacacataatggatgggctggatttgcaaaccacatctcggtggacccaaaaaactgattatgaatgttttaatggtgcacggcccctccccacttctgtatgtggtgtggcccacacaagtaacggattgacttgatttttgagacctaggcccacgatggaatggtgcatctgactgatgggttagatgttcgaaaggcatcacggtggggcccacatagctcgacgagcgcatagtaccttttccgtatatatatatataggtcaagTCTCAGATTGAGTCGAGTCAATACTAAGTTGGATTCCaggtcaagtcgagtcaagttaccgggtgacttgaactcgactcagtttgagtttggattggatctAAATGATTCAGACAAGTCGAGTTTGCCAAGTTGAGTCGTCCCATGCCTACCTCTACTGTTCATTGGGTGTGTGCTGCCATGTgtgatatatgacaaaaatgcTCTTGAACCAAAAATAAGCTGGGACAGGCCAGGCCAATGGGCTCTTAGACACACCCCAAGCCTGACCTAATCAATAAACATGCTTTAATTTTAGGCCTGAGGTGTAGACCACAGGCTTCATATTTCATTACTAGCCTTTCTCGGACACCCAATAGGCCACTACAGCCCATTGACAGTACTAAGCAAAAATCAAGCCATTGATTGAAGCTGAATTTTCCGGCAGAGGCGAATATCCTCTTCCTTGAATCACCGGCGGGTGTGGGGTTTTCTTACTCAAATACTACAACTGACTACCATTTAAGCGGGGATCAGAGAACAGCTGAAGATTCATACACATTCCTAGTGAACTGGCTGGAAAGATTTCCTCAATACAAGACCagagatttcttcattacaggaGAGAGCTATGCGGGCCACTACATTCCTCAACTCGCTCAAACCATCCTTGGATACAACAAGGTCACCGATCAAACGGTCATCAACCTACGTGGAATCGCGGTAACTGATCACCACCATCCATTATTTTGATTAAACATTGATTATAAGATCTGGGTTTCCATGCTTTTTGTGCAAGTGTTTTCATGGTCTTGTCGTCCTTAACTGAATCGATTATCgtccaaagatcaaatggtaCACAAAACATGTTTTGCATGTGTCCACATGAATACTTAAATGTATGTGGTGTATATATACATAATTTCATATGTATATGGACATGTATACATGTAAATACCTCATATACAGTTGGAACCATAACATGAATAATCTATGATGCTTTTAGATTGGCAACGGATGGATCGACGATGAAATTAACATGAAGGGAATGTTCGATTTTTTCTGGACGCACGCTCTCACTTCCGATGAAATCCATGATGGAATTACCCAAAATTGCAATTTTTCTTCGGAGGCGAATACGACGGAAGCATGCAGTAAGGCTGTCAGACAACTCTGGGCAGCTTTCGGGCACATTGACATCTACAACATCTATGCTCCCTTCTGCACTAACTCCTCAAGCCCCCGCCCTGTAAGTGTCCTTCTTTAGGCTTtagtttggatgcaccattgaattgaaatCCAGTACTAGGCTCTGTTTGGATGCTTAACTGAACTGAATAGCAATCCATTAAACTCATTATAAAGGAAATGTCCAAGGTAGGGGCAGCGCCATTTTGATATGTAGTTGGGACAAATGTTGGGGAaccacggaagcacacagagatgaatcaagcaaagtactttaATAACACAACCAAATTCAAACATAAACAAattgaattttatgtgaaaaaatcatTGTGGGAAAAAACTACAGTACGAAGCAACAATAATGCGCCATGAAAGCAAAACATTACAAGAAATAAAAACTACTGATTCGAACATGCTTTGAATCTACTCCTCAAGCCCGAGCTCTGCCCTTAAAACCCTCAGGAATGAATTTAGAAAACATAAAAAACCTCTCTTACTTTCCAAATTCCCATTACACCTAATATATATAGTATAGAATCATATCACAatcagaatatgaaacaaatcttGCACTCACACAATTCTACGCGCGCGCTTGATATCAGttttgatgggacttcgatggcatcgagaaaacaccaaaacgttctagcaacaaaacatggatttttcagttttttccAATGCTATCAAGTGATTTGTTGATGGCATCGAGAGATTCTGTTGTTTACATATTTGAGAAATTAACAACATAGAAGCCTCTAATTGcaattccacgcatttcaagTCAACTTGAAATGGAGAGTGCAATTCAATCCAATTAAACATCCAAATGGGTCAAATATCATAAATCCCTTCATTAGAAATTGTGTTAAGGATTTGGCACGAATGGAAATTATCTTACATTGATTGGATTTGAATGAAACGTTACAATATTTCAAGTGCTAATCTTTCGGAaagaaaaacacacacacacacacacacaagatttCCAGTGCTACTTCTCTTCACGAATTCTGAGCCGGTCATGTTATTGCAATTTGGTAAATTGCATATCCAAATGCCACCCTATTCTcaaataaaaactaagaaaaacaacTAATTAATGTCCTTCCGTTTATTCTTCAtccatttccaccattgatcgTCAGTCAAAAACAGGATGTGGAGTTCGATCCTTGCTCAAGTGAGTACATTGGAGCTTATCTGAATCTCCCTGAAGTGCAGAAATCTCTCCACGCAAATGTCACTGGGCTTCCATATCCATGGACAGACTGCAGGtatcaccatttttttttcacCCCCGTGTCATTTCTGTTAATAGTCAGATCCTTATGtgctaatttagattacatctggTTTCTACTCTGGATGAAAAACAGCTCCGTTATTGATATGTGGATAGACCGGCAAACTACGCTAATGCCGACCATTCAAGAGCTTATGGCCAGTGATTTAAGAGTGTGGATTTACAGGCATGTTGTTTTAACAAATCACAAAAATACCCACATTGCTTATCCTTTGAACATGCTagttaagggtgtgtttggttgcaccaaatttcaagaaaatttGAACAAAATTAGTCTGATCACAAAATATTCATGAAATTTCCttatatttggtgcaactaaacgCTTCCTAAGATAGTCATTATGTGTTTATCCATCTTAAATCATTGAATGTATGGTGCAGTGGAGACATTGATGGAATTGTACCCGTGACAGCCACTCGCTACGCAATAAACAATCTCAATACATCGGTACAGACTCCTTGGTATCCTTGGTACACCCAAGAGGAGGTAAGGACATCTCAAGTCCACGGTGACAGTtttaggtgtgtttggatgctcaatcaaAATGAATTGCAATAACTCAAGCTGATCAAGAGGAACTGACCAATGTGGCACTAGGCCCCATTTATGCCACCAAAACCTTTAAGATTGTTTGGAACCCAACTTGAAATGGATAGAATTGCAACTTGGGGTTCCATCATCACTATGAATTAGAATGGTGCCATGCTCAGTTTGGCAATTCACTCTTTATTTATCGCAATTCAAtacaattgagcatccaaacgtgCCATTAATTACATGGCTTGATAATTGGGTGCTGACAATCATTTCGTGATATGTGAAGGTTGGCGGGTACGTCGTCGAATATCAGCAGTTGACGTTCGTGACCATAAGGGGTTCTGGCCATTTTGTTCCAAGTTATCAGCCAGCAAGGGCACTGACTATGTTCTCATCCTTTCTACAAGGGAAGCTTCCACCTAGAAACTAGGGTTGATTGATGCAGGACCAAATCTATGGCTATGATTttgataatgaaatgggtcatACAACTCATCATGCAATGTTCCTTTCACATTTCATATGAAACATCATCACCCCATTTTGTTGCCTGGAAAGgaatgaaataataataaaagaaatcttGTTTCACATAGATTGAATGAAAACCTATTACAAGTGGATGGTGAAATTATTGGCCCACCTTTACATATATTCATCGCCGACTCAATACCACCCAGCTCAGAATCAAGGTGGTCCagtattgggtgggccacacagtataAGTTAAATATACACCACTGATCATATTTAATAGCCACTGCTTTCTTCATAGATTTGTGGTCCGTTGTGATGAATGAGTGACgcggggatgaacgtgatgaggtcgatcactatcttcctcaaggataactactctaaatccatggagcttctctagactcctcacataaACTTCTggaatccacaagaaaaagaaataaaaataattctaaaatatttaaaataacttTGTTGATGAttgataaatgagtctacaaccctttaaatagggataccaagactggaagaagtttaagaattaaattataactaaaactccctaaaattcgtaacttactataaatagtaaaatttctatttatagtaagtgttctATGTGGCTTAacatgttgttctcctaatttttcatgttggacacaactcctaaagcccaacggatgaagagttacaatcaaaccaaaacttactaaaaatagtaaaaacaaaaataaacatggaattcgaccattgatatgatggaatctcgcaaattcggcatatAAGCGGTTTGGTTGGGTAAAGTAgcttatcctaccccaaaatcatatatggtatgttgagtaaatcattccggtttgcgagatatgcctatttaaatattctgacggtcttgatgacttctgcttcTAATCGGGCATTCTTTGATatatcttagacatgaaagtgtccacgacctgctctacatcagtcccttcACTTCAAAAGAATTCGTTCCCGAGTTCCTGTGTTGCTTCGGTTCTTGATACTGGGTCTGGTGTGTCGTAACAATACTCAAATTaaaagttataatcaatttacggtccaccttcttttggtccaaccatgctaggaatgtatttgtgacacattctacatcagACTCCTCCGCTTGGAAAAAACTCGTCGTCGAGTTACCCGTGGAATTTGGTTCATAATTCTAAGATAACTTCTAAcaccgatgtttattagccattttcttgtacttggcattaggctcttgagctgacacgatacatgtactcatgctttccttgacttgactagtatcaatcagttccttcacttgtgccttcaagatctcacattctttttGATAGTGTGGGCAATTAGACAGACTTTCCCTTGAGACGGGATCAATGTGTTTTTTATATCTTATATGGGAGGTAATTTAtcagggagttcatcgagcacaaccgccttgaactcctgcaacattgGTTTCAAATCCTCTGGATTGTTCAcattgctccatatatatttccttttctaCTAATGCATCTTCATCTCCTGTTTTCTTAGATTGTTTTACAAAATCCTATTTGGGTATGAGAGACTGTTcttcaactttagaagtcttgggttggttctccgttcCGATAGAGATGATGccaatctttctaccatctttagtAAATATAAATACGTTATCCCGACCTCTATGAGTAGCAataacatcaatattattttgtcatagtcaaccaagtaacatatgacaaacttACATGTCGATtacgtcacaaagtacttgatcattataatttttaccaattgaaaacgagacaatGCATTATTCgattacctctgttttgttgtgtcatgccccaaacccagaaattgggctcacaaaattcctaattgtcgaatccggtgccgacagcctccgtagtaccccattctgagCTCCCAAcatccatacgccaaatttcgatcttgggatcatataaggaggatttttcaatgtatatttatctcgtaagaagcataaccacaagtttacccaaatcataaagacaacatcatcatcacatatccactaatataatcatttaatacagtgctgaaaatgaaatacatatgtcaaaaatcaaagctccaaaagaccgctgcacactctaagctcaacgctgctacaacctaacgccacctgcatgcatctatcatgcataaacttatagaaagcttagagggtggagaaggtgtgcgtaaggtaagtgctaagtatacaataaagcctaTAAATCATACTTCATCGGGacaagtggaaatactgacaagattatgaattatacaatatcagagtaagtgaaaatatagtggtaagtccataagtcatataatatcagagtacgcaatgcagatcggctatacaCATACGGAATCATAgagaactaaatatcagatgccgataatgcaaatacaatatacaaatcctgaagaGTCACGAATATCATCAACCCCATCTATGCCATACATCAAGCTTGCGTGTATCGTGTGATCATGTGGGGATagctctgtctcataaggagtcccataaacatctcagcccaatggcatctcctttaatcaatcatctatcacaacatgcatatgaatgatgggggtccacagaaggacggcggatctagtccaaatatcaagataagctcattGATTTAAAATGTGtcatgatagttaaggaaagaatccaacttatagccaccacaacatcggatgATGCAACCGACATGGGACAAAGTTTTAccttcactatgtgcacagtagcctgccaatcactggtagctcgcccaggctcctcaggccctgcccacatcagtGTCTGCCCACGTGCGCCCGCCTACACGTGATCATAGTGATAGAGCGTcataatatcccccaccgagggtagatccgagtctaagtcactacaagaaatcacacctttaccgacgaaaatttcgtcgctaaaagccaaattttcatagttaaaaagttttagcgacgaaaatttcgtcgctaaaagaccgacgcaaaaagtttttatcgacgaaaaatttGAATCATCGCaaaggcaagctttttagcgacaaattttttcatcgctaaaaaaacttttaccgacaaattgTTTCGTTGTTAAAAAACTTCTACCAACGAAAAttgattcgtaggtaaaaatatttacacaacttttaccgacgaatattttcgtcgctaaaaaacttttaccaatgaaatttttCGTCCTTACAATAACTTTACCATCGAAAATTTATTCGCAGTTAAAAATATTTACACAACTTTTATCGACGAATGTTTTCATCACTAAAAAACTTTTAATAGAAATAaattaaacttttagcgacgatagttgtcgtcactaaaaataattacaaatgtttagcgacaaatattttcgtcggtaaaaaataaatgttaaacttttagcgacgatagttgtcatcgctaaaaataattacaaaacttttagcgacgaatattttcgtcggtaaaaaataaattttgaacgtttagcgacgatagttttcgtcgctaaaaattattacaaaacttttaacgacgaatattttcatcggtaaaaaataaatgttaaacttttagcgacgatagttttcattgctaaaaataattacaaaacttttagcgacgaacattttcgttgctaaaaaatacgtaaaaaacttttaccgatgaaaatttttgtaggtaaaaatatttacaaaacttttacctacaaaaattttcgtaggtaaaagtctcttttttttaaaaaaaaatattccagcacaaaattcctgatatacacctggtacaatatatttcatcatattcatcttgatatacacttgttatataatatatttcatcatattcacattcacatccatctaatcccaaactagtaaatccatccaaatataaactacattcatccaaacacaaacaatcttatccacatcacattcatttacGCAAAAATACATATAATCTTAACATcattaaaaaatacaaaaattcaCAAATATGAAGgctgatttgagaatacatttaggttttaggtttaggtttaggttttacgttttggttaaggttacaggtttaggttataggtttaggtttaggttaggttataggttaaggtttagggaattgagaataggttaaggtttaggtttaggaaatcaggttcgggttcgggtttatgtttgggttttcaagtttaggtttaggttaaggacttgagattaggattaggtgtaggtttatgtttagggatttgagaatacatttaggttataggtttaggttataagtttaggtttaggtttaggtttaggttataggttataggttatagctttagggaattaagaataggttaaggtttaggtttaggaaatcgagttcaggtttgggattgggtttaggttttaggttataggttataggtttaggttataggttaaggtttaagtttagttttaggttatag
This window encodes:
- the LOC131242441 gene encoding serine carboxypeptidase 1-like; this encodes MMEADKIDALPGQPAGVNFNQYSGYVTVDPTKGRALFYYFVESPDHPSTKPLVLWLNGGPGCSSFGIGAMMELGPFRVNSDGKTLRANDYAWNKEANILFLESPAGVGFSYSNTTTDYHLSGDQRTAEDSYTFLVNWLERFPQYKTRDFFITGESYAGHYIPQLAQTILGYNKVTDQTVINLRGIAIGNGWIDDEINMKGMFDFFWTHALTSDEIHDGITQNCNFSSEANTTEACSKAVRQLWAAFGHIDIYNIYAPFCTNSSSPRPDVEFDPCSSEYIGAYLNLPEVQKSLHANVTGLPYPWTDCSSVIDMWIDRQTTLMPTIQELMASDLRVWIYSGDIDGIVPVTATRYAINNLNTSVQTPWYPWYTQEEVGGYVVEYQQLTFVTIRGSGHFVPSYQPARALTMFSSFLQGKLPPRN